A stretch of the Methylacidiphilum caldifontis genome encodes the following:
- a CDS encoding peroxiredoxin has protein sequence MNQHSPLEIGATVPDVAGVDQDGHSIQLKSVAQEGIVLFYFYPKADTPGCTREACNFRDNYKMLINNGVKVFGISMDSQEAQKKFKDKYHLPFTLLADPEGKIVDQFGVTKRNGHASRQSFLAKNGKIVWRNLKVNPDNHVQEVLEEVKNLKDNSAQNR, from the coding sequence ATGAATCAGCATTCACCCTTGGAAATCGGAGCAACCGTTCCTGATGTGGCGGGAGTAGACCAAGATGGTCACAGTATCCAACTTAAATCGGTTGCCCAAGAAGGAATCGTTTTATTTTATTTTTATCCCAAGGCAGATACACCCGGTTGTACCCGGGAGGCCTGCAATTTTAGAGATAATTATAAGATGTTAATAAACAACGGAGTAAAAGTATTTGGCATCAGCATGGATAGCCAAGAGGCTCAAAAAAAATTCAAGGATAAATATCATCTACCTTTTACTCTTTTAGCGGATCCCGAAGGTAAAATCGTAGATCAATTCGGAGTGACCAAAAGAAATGGCCATGCTTCCAGGCAATCTTTCCTTGCGAAAAATGGTAAGATCGTATGGCGCAATTTGAAAGTCAATCCCGATAATCATGTTCAAGAAGTACTCGAAGAGGTCAAAAACCTTAAAGATAATTCCGCCCAAAATCGATAA
- a CDS encoding DUF3096 domain-containing protein — translation MDNNLRLILQSGFSLLFGFILFLKPHLLYFLIAAYLLLFSILGFFFHLHFIFCLVTAISGILILLFPNLIPYLVAFHFIFFAVLSFMAFGPSFFSIFPIIIAILLFIFPNSIAYLIASYLVISSIGNLLNLFFHQKGRFMI, via the coding sequence ATGGATAACAACCTGAGGCTAATCCTGCAGTCTGGCTTTTCATTGCTCTTTGGATTTATTCTTTTCCTCAAACCTCATCTCCTCTATTTTCTCATCGCTGCTTATCTTCTTTTGTTTTCTATTCTTGGTTTTTTTTTCCATCTCCATTTTATATTCTGTCTTGTGACAGCGATAAGCGGAATTTTAATTCTTTTATTTCCTAATCTCATACCCTATCTCGTTGCTTTCCATTTTATTTTCTTTGCCGTCTTAAGTTTTATGGCCTTTGGCCCTTCATTCTTCAGCATCTTTCCTATTATCATCGCTATTTTGCTTTTCATTTTTCCTAATTCCATCGCCTATCTGATTGCTTCATATCTGGTCATTAGCAGCATAGGCAATCTTTTAAATCTCTTTTTTCATCAGAAAGGAAGATTTATGATATGA
- a CDS encoding Tll0287-like domain-containing protein, with protein MKRKWAIIKIRFFLFFIFLFSFFLSAHSQQEPVTSIASLEKSQAIEKIASPIAQEFQESLKNILTTKIKELGPTGALEYCSLNAMPLTEKIKQKHGSTISLLKRTSDKVRNPLNKPDYAEKEALEIFLEAQRRHEPMPANYVQKVEQDWTIKYRYYKPIFIGNICLNCHGSTSQMSPSLKEELHKRYPMDEATGYKLGDFRGLITIEVSMFQEE; from the coding sequence ATGAAAAGAAAGTGGGCGATAATCAAAATAAGATTTTTCCTTTTTTTTATCTTTTTATTCAGTTTCTTTCTTTCAGCTCATTCTCAGCAAGAACCCGTAACAAGTATAGCTTCTTTGGAAAAAAGCCAAGCCATTGAAAAAATTGCTTCTCCCATCGCTCAAGAGTTCCAAGAATCCCTTAAAAATATCTTAACAACAAAAATCAAAGAGCTTGGTCCAACGGGAGCCCTAGAATATTGTAGTCTCAATGCGATGCCTCTCACTGAAAAAATCAAACAAAAACATGGATCAACGATCAGCCTTCTTAAAAGAACTTCAGATAAAGTAAGAAATCCACTGAATAAACCTGATTATGCAGAAAAAGAAGCTCTCGAAATTTTCTTAGAAGCTCAACGCAGGCATGAACCTATGCCGGCAAATTACGTGCAAAAAGTAGAACAAGATTGGACCATAAAATATAGGTATTACAAACCCATTTTTATCGGGAATATTTGTCTTAATTGTCATGGTTCAACAAGCCAAATGAGTCCCTCTCTTAAAGAAGAATTACATAAAAGATACCCAATGGACGAAGCTACTGGTTATAAGCTGGGTGATTTTAGAGGGCTAATCACCATAGAAGTCAGCATGTTCCAAGAAGAATAA
- a CDS encoding alpha/beta hydrolase yields the protein MSFFSLLILLIIFPSSILALGLFYFGRVLANLAVTVPPSASPNLNPGLIGLNYRSLKILSHDNVELAGWFVSSKTDDEKVKTPLIVIHGLGANKQFMMSYIQLAHELGFPVLAVDLRGHGESGPSIVTLGLKESLDLEKWVEELKKQGYSKPILWGTSLGAVTALLAGSRLKGQLRAIIADAPFDNLYNALVTHAQFFFKLKPFPMVPIVSWHLKKNFGIDPLAIDCVHAAQNIDCPLFILAAEKDARMPLAMVRRVFDAAKSPKSWWIIPNANHEIRTFDNHFKKTITQFLYDI from the coding sequence ATGTCGTTTTTTTCCTTGCTCATCCTTCTTATTATTTTTCCAAGTTCCATTTTAGCTTTAGGATTGTTTTATTTTGGCAGGGTTTTAGCCAACCTTGCCGTTACAGTTCCTCCTTCTGCAAGCCCAAATCTCAACCCTGGACTAATAGGCCTCAATTACCGATCATTGAAGATCCTGTCGCATGATAATGTAGAACTGGCTGGCTGGTTTGTTTCTTCTAAAACAGATGACGAAAAAGTCAAAACTCCACTTATAGTTATCCACGGACTGGGAGCAAATAAACAATTTATGATGAGTTATATTCAACTTGCACATGAGTTAGGATTTCCCGTCTTAGCCGTTGATCTAAGGGGACATGGCGAAAGTGGTCCTTCTATTGTCACTTTAGGCCTAAAAGAAAGTTTAGATTTAGAAAAATGGGTCGAAGAACTGAAAAAACAAGGATATTCTAAACCGATTCTTTGGGGAACATCACTAGGAGCGGTAACGGCACTTCTTGCCGGATCCCGCCTTAAAGGCCAACTTCGTGCTATAATTGCTGACGCTCCCTTTGATAATCTTTACAATGCCTTAGTTACACATGCTCAATTTTTTTTCAAATTAAAACCTTTTCCGATGGTCCCTATCGTTTCCTGGCATCTCAAGAAAAACTTCGGAATCGATCCTCTAGCCATTGACTGTGTACATGCCGCTCAGAATATTGATTGTCCTCTTTTTATCCTGGCTGCTGAAAAGGATGCAAGAATGCCACTTGCTATGGTAAGAAGAGTCTTTGATGCAGCAAAAAGTCCAAAATCTTGGTGGATCATTCCCAATGCAAATCACGAAATAAGAACCTTTGATAACCATTTCAAAAAGACAATCACCCAATTTCTATACGACATATAA
- a CDS encoding molybdopterin molybdotransferase MoeA, whose amino-acid sequence MNSSPLQFVSIDQALDIINKTIEEIDGFETVSLEQSLNKILAEDVYSSSDYPPFDVSLMDGYALCAEALFSEGEKEFAIASEIYAGKAVSKTFDPNQCVKVATGAAVPKPFDLVVIQEEVILKDGRIKIKGKYNKGDNIKKAGEEIQRGQLLCCKGQKIDSRLINLLASLGIHQLKVKPTLRVHLFSTGEEIKPVGTTISYGQIFDSNRIFLQNALKELGVCVEGGNIVQDDFDAVENEMNKAKKSQANLIISTGGLSVGEKDYVAKFIDKKCWIYFKKIAIKPGRPFSFSSFEGIPFFSLPGNPPAVLVSFYALLREAVAKRMGWSINPFIKFKAPIAIEMRKKAGRVEYYFGKELYNQYQRFVKPVSLKDPVGFLSALKADVLLSLPSQSTFIPKDMPVDCIRL is encoded by the coding sequence ATGAACTCTTCCCCGCTTCAGTTTGTTTCTATTGACCAAGCATTAGATATTATAAATAAAACTATTGAAGAAATTGATGGATTTGAGACCGTTTCCCTGGAACAATCATTAAATAAAATTCTTGCCGAAGATGTTTATTCCTCATCGGATTATCCACCTTTTGATGTTTCTCTAATGGATGGATATGCTCTTTGTGCTGAGGCTCTCTTTTCTGAAGGAGAAAAAGAATTTGCAATTGCCTCTGAAATCTACGCAGGAAAGGCTGTATCCAAAACTTTTGATCCAAACCAGTGTGTGAAAGTCGCCACAGGGGCAGCTGTTCCTAAACCTTTCGACCTTGTTGTTATCCAAGAAGAGGTTATCCTTAAGGATGGTCGTATTAAAATAAAAGGAAAATATAATAAAGGGGATAATATCAAAAAAGCGGGGGAAGAGATACAGAGAGGTCAACTTCTTTGTTGTAAGGGTCAAAAAATAGATTCTCGATTGATCAATCTTTTAGCATCATTAGGCATACATCAGCTTAAAGTCAAACCTACCCTCCGTGTCCATTTGTTTAGCACAGGTGAGGAGATTAAACCGGTAGGGACGACCATCAGTTATGGACAGATCTTTGATAGCAACCGGATTTTCTTACAAAATGCTTTGAAGGAGTTGGGTGTTTGTGTGGAAGGGGGAAATATTGTTCAAGATGATTTTGATGCAGTTGAAAACGAAATGAACAAAGCCAAGAAAAGCCAAGCCAACCTTATTATTTCGACGGGAGGGTTGTCTGTTGGAGAAAAAGATTACGTGGCTAAGTTCATTGATAAGAAATGTTGGATTTATTTCAAAAAAATCGCTATTAAACCAGGTCGACCTTTCTCTTTTTCTTCTTTTGAAGGTATTCCCTTTTTCTCTTTACCTGGAAATCCTCCTGCGGTTCTTGTCAGCTTTTATGCCCTGTTAAGGGAAGCTGTAGCCAAGCGGATGGGATGGTCTATAAATCCTTTTATCAAATTCAAGGCTCCTATTGCCATCGAAATGAGAAAGAAAGCAGGTAGAGTCGAGTATTATTTTGGGAAGGAACTCTATAATCAATATCAACGTTTCGTTAAACCAGTATCTCTAAAAGATCCTGTGGGTTTTCTGTCCGCACTCAAAGCTGATGTTCTTTTAAGTTTGCCTTCTCAGTCAACCTTTATTCCCAAGGATATGCCGGTGGATTGCATTCGGTTATGA